Proteins from a genomic interval of Clostridium scatologenes:
- a CDS encoding ABC transporter permease, with translation MKNVFKVELLKLRHSKILNIVMFLPLFFVILGFTNFLRYRELFTEKGQNVWSQVYTQSSMFYGLFLIALFITIIIAVLVRIENAEDNFKRILTLPIKRSDIYIAKLVVVCGIVALNLIIFMLLTIFVGMIMAPSNQSMPMELIYSPMLCIVASLPVIGIQYYLSMKFKNIAVPLGIGLAFSIPALLINNTKYWMLFPWAYPGRVLLNAGGISFDCPIYIYIISVIVFIFFTIVGLYEFNNRDV, from the coding sequence ATGAAGAATGTATTTAAAGTGGAATTGTTAAAGTTAAGACATTCAAAAATATTGAATATAGTAATGTTTCTTCCACTATTTTTTGTAATACTTGGTTTTACAAATTTTTTGAGATATAGAGAGCTTTTTACAGAAAAAGGTCAAAATGTATGGTCACAAGTTTATACTCAAAGTTCTATGTTTTATGGACTATTTCTTATAGCACTATTTATTACCATTATTATAGCTGTTTTAGTTAGAATAGAAAATGCAGAGGACAACTTCAAGAGAATATTGACCTTACCTATAAAGAGAAGTGATATATATATAGCTAAACTTGTTGTGGTATGCGGTATAGTGGCATTAAATCTTATTATTTTTATGTTACTTACTATTTTTGTAGGAATGATTATGGCTCCAAGTAATCAAAGTATGCCAATGGAATTAATATATTCACCAATGCTTTGTATTGTAGCTTCACTGCCTGTTATAGGAATTCAATATTATTTAAGTATGAAGTTTAAAAATATTGCTGTCCCCTTAGGAATTGGTTTAGCATTTTCTATTCCAGCTCTTCTTATTAACAATACTAAATATTGGATGCTGTTTCCTTGGGCTTATCCTGGAAGAGTATTGTTAAATGCTGGAGGTATAAGTTTTGATTGCCCAATATATATTTATATAATATCAGTTATTGTGTTTATATTCTTTACAATAGTTGG